CTTTAGCCAAGCATATGGATATCCCAACCGAGACTTGGGAGAAAGTGATTCGTGAGAGCGTACCGCCCAAGACTGTTGACGCTAATCTAAAGGCCTTTGCTGCCGGCGGACAATACTGATTAGTACTAGGGCCAAAAACACCTGGGGAGCCGCCAAGGATCCCCAGGTGATTCTCAACCTAGATTTGCAGGAATTATTTCAGAACCTACAGAAATAAGACATATGAAGAAAAAAGGGAGAGACTATGCTTGGAGGAGGCGGCCCTAGACCTTGAAGTGTATGAATAGTCCAAAACAGAAATACTGAGGAGGAGAAT
This is a stretch of genomic DNA from Bacillota bacterium. It encodes these proteins:
- a CDS encoding indolepyruvate oxidoreductase subunit beta, with product LAKHMDIPTETWEKVIRESVPPKTVDANLKAFAAGGQY